GCGTAAATTTGTTTTTTTCGGCTAGGCGATCCGTCAAATTTGACCGTCCGCGCTTTGTCTTTTTGCGGGCGGCTTCGCGTCTCATGTAAATTTAGATTACTTGGCTCAAATTTGACGCGCCGGCAATTGCTAGGCTTAAATTTGGGTCGATTTTTGGGTAAATTTATCCAGCGGCGCATAATTTGCTTTTGCTCAAATTTGACCGCCTTTTACGGATAAATTTAGCTCGCTCCTGGTGGGCATTTTGCGGCTTGCGAGCTTTTGTCTGGCGGGCTTTACGGCTATCTTTACGGCGTAAATTTGCTAAATTTTGCTAGCGTTTGAGCAAATTCGGTCGTCAGGCTTAAAGCCTTTGCTTGCGCTTTTTTGCGCGCGGTCAAATTTACGCGCCCGCGCGGGTTTTTGCCCTGCTCAAATCTGACGTATTTTTACGCCCAGCTCAAATTTGCGCGGCGTTAATTTTTACGAATTTACAAAAACTTTGGAGAAAATTTAGATGCAAGATTTGCGCGAGTTTCAGGTCTTAGCGGGCGAGGTAAAAAACGTGAGATGGAATGCAGCTACGGATGAGTGCGTTTTTGAGATAGAGGGCGCGAAATTTAACGTTAAAAACCTCAAAGATCGCCTCGTGCCCCGCGAAAACGATCACCTTGCCATCGCCTACGACGGGAAAAACGAGGTTTGGAATTTTAAAAATTTGACCTCAGGCAAGTGGCTAAAAAACTACTCTTGGTGCGCGCATTTGATGATTTTTGAGGAGGCTGTGCTTAAGTTTTTGCCGAGGCCAGAACTTTATGGTTTTGTCTTGATGATACCAATTTTTTACCTATGCAATTATCTCCCGACGCCCGTCTCTTTATTTCTTATTTTTGCGGTTTTTATTTGTTTGCTTTTATCGGTACCTTTGATGTATACAGACGATAAAACCCCGACCGATAAGGCAAACGCGTATCTAGCTTTGAGAAAATTTTTAAAAGAAGCGGATTTGTAGTTCGTCGTCAAATTCGCCCGCCCAAAAACGCTGCCAAACGCGGCAAATTCGGCGTCTATTTTAAAATTAGCAGGCGAACGAGCGATCAAATTTGTAGGCGCGCAAATTTATATCGCTCAAATTTCGGGCGCGAAAACTTAAAATTTAAAAGGATTTAGCCTGCAAGAAACGCAAAACGGTTTAAAACTGCTCGGCGGCCGCGTAAATTCGCTTGAGTGCGTCTATAAAGACAAAAGCGGGTTTGATTATAGCTTTAGCTTGGAGGGTCAAATTTTAAGTGTTCGCTCACTGCAAAGCCCGCTCTTGCCGGTAAATGACGGCGATGAGATTCTGACGGTTTGCGATAAAAAGGGGCGGGTTTTGGGGCTAAAAAACCGCTCTTTAAACTCTGCAGCCTGGTATGCCTATGAGCCTAGCTCCTTTTTTGCGACTCTGTTTTTCATGCTGTTTTTGTTGTTTGTCGCGGTCGGCGTTTGGGCTGTTTTTTCGGGGTTTGACGAACGGCGGCCGCTTTTAGCGATTTGCTACTTGTTTTTGGTTTGGGCTCTCTTGCTTTTGCTTGGTTTAAATGTCACCGCGAGGCGTCTTTGGGCTTGCGCGTTAGGTCGGTGCTCGGCGCCGCAAAAGAGCCCAAGTCTAGTGGCGAGGTTAGCGGCGCGGTGCGTGACCTAAGGGTTTTTGAGGTAAAGGAGAAAATATTTTTCAACTACTTTCGATATAATATGTGTATAAAATATTAAAGGATTATTATGAGTAAAGAGTTAGAAGTTGAATTGACAAAAGATAGTGTGAAGCTTTCTGTCGGCAAAGAGCCAACGCAGGCATTAACAAGGGGGTTGGGTGATATTTTTGGCTTGGTAACTGAGTCCTTTGGAATTTTTAAGGATAAGATAAGAGAAAGAAGAAAAATAAATCAACTGAAATTTGCCAAGAAAATACAAGAGGAAGCAAAGAGCTTAAATCTAACAGTGGAACAATTTGCTAGTATAGACCTAAGAGAACTTGCGGTTATTGAACAGCATGCCATTTTAGAGGAAGATGAAACATTGCAAAGTATGTGGGCAAGACTTATTGTGGATTCTGTAAACAATAATGAAGATAAAGATAATTTGACTTTTATGAATATACTAAAAGAGATAACTCCCTTACAGGCAAAAATATTAAAATTTTACTATGAAGTCATAACTAATACAAGAGAAATACTTAATTTAAACAAAGTTCTTAAAGCAGTAGTCGTAAAGAACGAAATTTTAAGACATTTGGACATAGATGAAGATATTTTTACTTTCAATGCAAGCTCTCTTATGAGATTAGGATTAATAACACAATCAGACACTCCTAGCCAAGTTTTAATAGGCGGTGGAACCGTGCCAACCGGATACAATAAGACAACACTTACGCCACTTGGTTTTGAGTTTGTGAAAAAATGTATAGGCAATGTTTAGAGTCAAAGTATAACAGTCTCAATGCTTTTTCTTGCTTAATCATAGCTTTAATTTTACACATGTAATGCTAAAGTTTAAAATCTATCTGCGTAGTAGTTCTAGTATGCTTCACAAAAACGATATTTAGGCTTTGGCATGTTTTATTTTGCTATGCAAGCGAGATAAATTTAAGTCTGTTATACTTTGTTAATCATAAACGTATCCATTAAGCTCATTAATCTAACCTAAATTTCGCAAAAACTCCGCGTACTCTCTAGCTCCGCACTCTAAATCGTCCTGGCTTGATACGTAGTCCACGCCCGGGGTCTCCTCGGCGCCGTAAAATGCGAAAAAGTCGCGGTAATCGGCGCGAAAATAGTATTTAAACGCGAGCTCAAACGGCGTAAGAACCTCGCGCAAGCTAAAATGATAGCGTCCTTGCGGGCAGTAGTCGTTCTTTTTGATACCCGCAGTCACGGCTAGCGCGACCTTACGCCCCGCGATACCGTCCGAGCCGCGCCCATAGGCAAAGCCGTGCGTCATCACCGCATCGATCCATGATTTTAAAATCGGAGGACAGGAGAAGTTGTGAAGCGGAAACTGCAAAACGAGGGCGTCGTGGGCTCTGATGAGCTCTTGCTCTCGCGCGGCGTCGATATCGCCGCCCCCGTAAACCTGCGTCAAATCATGAACGCTAAAGCGCTGCGGCTCTTTGAGAGCCTCTTGTAGCAGGCGTTTGTTTATGACCGAGTTTTGGATGCCTGGGTGGGCTAGGATGATTAGAGTTTTTATTTTTCTCCTTTTTGATCAAGCAAATTTTAACCGTCGGCAAGCGCCGCCTCAAGCTCGCAAACACGCTGTTTCAAACCCAACGGGATAGATTTACACTAGACGAGGACGCGGTATCGCAAGGCTCGGGTTTCGGACTCCAACGAGGTAAATTTGCGCCGGTGGCACTACCGTAGAGCTATTAAGCACGGTGTTTCAAACTCCAATGGGGTAAATTTGCACTGTTGATGATAGGCTCGCCGCTCTCTTTTAGTGCCTCGTTTCAAACCCCATCGGAGCAAATTTTAGCGAACTTGGCTTAAATTTGGTCGGAGCATCGCGCGGGCTAGCGACGCAAATTTAGTGAATTTTTACAAAAACGCTTGTAGATTTTTCAAATTTTCTTTTATGGATGCCGGGCGGTAGAGTGCCGAGATAACGGCGATGTAGTCGGGATTTAGTGCGGCGATTTGCGCGATATTTGCTGCATTTATGCCGCCGA
This region of Campylobacter showae CSUNSWCD genomic DNA includes:
- a CDS encoding Abi-alpha family protein; this encodes MSKELEVELTKDSVKLSVGKEPTQALTRGLGDIFGLVTESFGIFKDKIRERRKINQLKFAKKIQEEAKSLNLTVEQFASIDLRELAVIEQHAILEEDETLQSMWARLIVDSVNNNEDKDNLTFMNILKEITPLQAKILKFYYEVITNTREILNLNKVLKAVVVKNEILRHLDIDEDIFTFNASSLMRLGLITQSDTPSQVLIGGGTVPTGYNKTTLTPLGFEFVKKCIGNV
- a CDS encoding NAD(P)H-dependent oxidoreductase; translated protein: MKTLIILAHPGIQNSVINKRLLQEALKEPQRFSVHDLTQVYGGGDIDAAREQELIRAHDALVLQFPLHNFSCPPILKSWIDAVMTHGFAYGRGSDGIAGRKVALAVTAGIKKNDYCPQGRYHFSLREVLTPFELAFKYYFRADYRDFFAFYGAEETPGVDYVSSQDDLECGAREYAEFLRNLG